CTTAAGTATTGGGCCAAGATTAATGGGCCACTAATAATTACTCTGTATAACTACACTTTGATTTAAATAAACGCCGTAAATGAATATAACAAGGTATGGATTCAGACAACTTTTTACCAGAAACAGAGACGATTATTTCTACAACAATGAACACCCTCTTGAGTGTTTGTCTGAAATATCTGTTACACTCTTGCTACACAAACGCATAGAAGCAAACTCTTAACCGCGGCCCAATATACGAGAACATATACATATACGAACAATTCGCGATAAACATGACGGAATGACTATAAAACACCATAGTTGCAGAGTAACACAACTTTTGAGCAACATTAACATTTCAAGATTTCACACAAGCAATGCCATAACTCTTACACCCTGAGAGATGGAAACCGCTGAGATCCGATTCGTCTCTTTCTAAGTCGCTCTGCGATGATGAAGGCAAGCTCGAGTGACTGGGAAGCATTGAGCCTCGGGTCACAGTGGGTGTGATAGCGTGAGCTCAAATCATTGTAGGTGATCGTTCGAGACCCTCCAACACACTCTGTAACATTTTGTCCAGTCATCTCCAAATGCACGCCTCCTGGATGGCTTCCTTCTTGATCATGTACGTCGAAGAATGCTCTCACCTCAGCCTGCCAACAATCCCCTCTCAATCAGTTCAACATATCAAGTATAAACTGTAAAGAACTTCAGAACATAGTTCCATGATATCAATGACAGACTTTCTTATAATAAATACTGTACAAATAGTAACACGATACataaagtagtaaaatattgtttctcgTAATTGGTTGGAGTTACTATTGAAGCCTTGCCTTCCCACCTAGATATTAGTGAAAAGGGGTACCATATGAATACAAGTTCAAATGCAACTAGGCAATCAAAAtggctatatatatatatatatattatatgtacaATGGATCTCCTAGAAACTTAGGTTTATGGAAGGCAAACACAGATGTTAGTTCCTACCAGAGTCCATTCTGTTGTGTTACTTCATAGCCTAGGCTCGGGACGTTACAAAAATAGTGCTATAAAACTTACTGAAGCAACTTCAAGGCCTAAGGGAATGCAAGAAGGATGAAAAAGAGAAGGTAACGAATGTACCCTGATAGCATCAAAGGAGCGGGTCTTGAGTCCACAAGGAGCTTTGATTGTGTTTCCATGCATAGGGTCGCTGACCCAAGTGACAATTTGACTTGCTCTGCGAACAGCCCTAATCAGATACGGGAGTTTCACTCTCATGTTCTCAGCCCCCATTCTGGCGATCACCGTGATTCTTCCAGGTTTATTGTCAGGATTCAGGATATCAATGAGTTTCACTAGTTCATTAGGATCCATCTTATCACTAACCTGCACCATCATGATCAACAAAAGTTCAGAGGAATACTAAGGCGGCATTTACTTTGCGTGTTAGGATGGATTGATAAAAATGATCCAAGCTTATTCATTGTTTATTTGATAGATTGATCAATTTTGAGCTTGTTTGACCACTCTATTTGCCAAACACTCAATCTTAAGTTTTATCAATCTATCACAAAAAGTAAACGCTCCCTAAGAGAATCACGTGAAATATAAAGCAGCACACCTTGATTCCAAGAGGGTTGGCAACTCCTCTTAAGAACTCGACATGGGCACCATCTAACTGCCTTGTTCTTTCCCCGACCCAAATCATGTGGGCAGAGCAGTCGTAATACAGACCGGATGTCGAGTCCTCTCTTGTAAGTGCTTGTTCGTAAGGTAAAAGCAAGCACTCATGTGATGTCCAGAACTCCGTAGTGGTCATCAGAGCGTGGTCAGCAGTAAGACCACAGGATGCCATGAAACCAAGAGCCTCATCAACCCGATTAGCCAGCTCACGATaccttttaaaaatagcaataaTGAAACTGTCATACTCAGAAAACAAGACCAAAACAGCAGAGTGAAAAAGTCCAGAATAAAGGAAACTAGTAGAGTGAATACCTATCACCCTGCTCACTGTGTTCGGTGAAATCAAGGTTCCACTGGGTGACTCTCTGCATGGCAGCGTACCCTCCAGTTGCGAATGCTCTGAGCAGGTTGAGTGTCGCCACAGATTGGGTGTAAGCTTTTATCATTCTCTCGGGATCTGGAATTCTTGATTTCTCAGTAAAAGCATCACCGTTGACATTATCACCACGGTAACTTGGCAGCTTCACACCATCCTTCTCCTCAAATGGATCAGATCTTGGCTTAGCAAA
The genomic region above belongs to Salvia hispanica cultivar TCC Black 2014 chromosome 3, UniMelb_Shisp_WGS_1.0, whole genome shotgun sequence and contains:
- the LOC125213183 gene encoding phospho-2-dehydro-3-deoxyheptonate aldolase 2, chloroplastic-like, translating into MQAKAMALTHAAAAAPGLPNSFLRPSPSLKHPSPTKPSSLTEPRSRTISAVLSSKKPPPTAAPPSKSWSLDSWKSKKAHQIPEYPDKTTLESVLKTLESFPPIVFAGEARSLEERLGQAALGNAFLLQGGDCAESFKEFSANNIRDTFRVLLQMGVVLMFGGQMPIIKVGRMAGQFAKPRSDPFEEKDGVKLPSYRGDNVNGDAFTEKSRIPDPERMIKAYTQSVATLNLLRAFATGGYAAMQRVTQWNLDFTEHSEQGDRYRELANRVDEALGFMASCGLTADHALMTTTEFWTSHECLLLPYEQALTREDSTSGLYYDCSAHMIWVGERTRQLDGAHVEFLRGVANPLGIKVSDKMDPNELVKLIDILNPDNKPGRITVIARMGAENMRVKLPYLIRAVRRASQIVTWVSDPMHGNTIKAPCGLKTRSFDAIRAEVRAFFDVHDQEGSHPGGVHLEMTGQNVTECVGGSRTITYNDLSSRYHTHCDPRLNASQSLELAFIIAERLRKRRIGSQRFPSLRV